Proteins from one Fibrobacterota bacterium genomic window:
- a CDS encoding tetratricopeptide repeat protein translates to MHNSMNANAFNVSRPSPWIVSAKWDLPLFVLAPLWILPLGFALINRISVDTVGLYVLGIGGFGHHLPGFIRAYMDPGLFRRFRLRFTVVPAALLLLAAGFGRLDLNALVCATVMWGVWHGAMQVNGFLRIYDSKVNSVSPITARLDWLMCLAWFGLAVFHSPAKEFSLVSQYYASGGPLIPPAVLHFMRTAWDLGTAGITLVFAANIWRQSKAGYRPATGSLLIGIVLWEIFHDVQYNALVWVYQRRRVTANMRPSRLEAWIFGPGALGFIAYAAAIAAYGWIGVATSFNSLQQTESTLLNGAAPPWIIHLTVASALLHFYFDGFIWKVRETELRQGLGLGKGAPPTPSTPASAPRGLEWQWAFFLLPVLWLGFSQHAGKAPPFESQVVNLSEGIPGSWLAHFLSGTYFKGRAEWERAESEYRATVAANPGLAIGHLFLADILKRKGDASGALDEFRRTTELDPSSQEARINLAFGYLQADRPEAAAEHFAILVAAEPDDPDMQFGLGSALVRAHRFSEARPHLESTLRLHPGHSGALNYLGMIQDLSGDPAGAAALYRQALAADSGNASARANLAAVLPKLNSSLP, encoded by the coding sequence GTGCATAACTCCATGAATGCCAATGCCTTCAACGTTTCGCGGCCTTCGCCCTGGATCGTTTCAGCGAAATGGGACTTGCCCTTGTTCGTGCTCGCTCCTTTGTGGATTCTGCCCCTGGGTTTCGCCCTGATAAACCGGATATCGGTGGATACCGTCGGCCTCTATGTGCTGGGCATAGGGGGCTTTGGACATCATTTGCCCGGATTCATCCGGGCCTATATGGACCCGGGTTTGTTCCGAAGATTCAGGTTGCGATTCACGGTGGTACCCGCGGCCCTATTGCTCTTGGCGGCTGGTTTCGGCCGGCTGGATCTGAACGCCTTGGTCTGCGCCACCGTGATGTGGGGGGTTTGGCATGGCGCGATGCAAGTGAACGGGTTCCTGCGTATCTATGACTCCAAGGTAAACTCCGTCTCTCCTATCACGGCTCGTCTTGACTGGCTGATGTGCCTGGCTTGGTTCGGATTGGCGGTTTTCCACTCGCCGGCCAAGGAATTCTCGCTAGTGTCGCAGTACTATGCCTCCGGCGGACCCCTCATCCCACCGGCGGTCTTGCATTTCATGCGAACGGCGTGGGACCTCGGCACCGCCGGCATTACCCTCGTCTTCGCCGCCAACATCTGGCGGCAGTCCAAAGCGGGGTATCGGCCCGCAACCGGAAGCCTGTTGATCGGGATCGTGCTTTGGGAAATTTTCCATGATGTGCAATACAACGCCCTGGTCTGGGTATACCAGCGCCGTAGGGTGACGGCGAACATGCGGCCTTCCCGCCTGGAGGCCTGGATATTCGGACCCGGCGCCCTGGGATTCATCGCCTATGCGGCGGCCATAGCGGCCTACGGATGGATCGGCGTTGCCACATCCTTTAATTCTCTCCAGCAAACCGAATCGACTTTACTGAACGGAGCCGCCCCGCCCTGGATCATCCATCTCACCGTCGCATCGGCGCTTTTGCATTTCTATTTCGACGGCTTTATCTGGAAGGTGCGCGAGACCGAACTACGGCAAGGGCTCGGCCTGGGTAAGGGTGCGCCGCCAACCCCATCCACGCCGGCTTCCGCGCCTCGGGGCCTGGAGTGGCAATGGGCCTTCTTCCTCTTGCCTGTCCTATGGTTGGGCTTTTCGCAGCATGCCGGCAAAGCCCCTCCCTTTGAATCCCAGGTGGTGAACCTGTCCGAAGGCATCCCCGGCAGTTGGCTGGCCCATTTCCTGAGCGGCACCTACTTCAAAGGCAGGGCCGAATGGGAGCGGGCGGAAAGCGAGTACCGCGCTACGGTCGCCGCCAATCCCGGCTTGGCAATCGGCCACCTGTTCCTGGCCGATATCCTTAAGCGCAAAGGCGACGCCTCCGGGGCACTGGATGAGTTCCGCCGCACAACGGAACTCGATCCGTCTTCCCAGGAAGCACGCATCAATCTGGCCTTCGGCTATCTCCAAGCCGACCGACCCGAAGCCGCCGCGGAACATTTCGCGATCCTGGTAGCGGCGGAACCCGATGATCCCGATATGCAATTCGGCCTGGGTTCCGCCTTGGTGCGGGCACACCGTTTCAGCGAGGCACGCCCCCATTTGGAATCCACCTTACGCCTACATCCCGGGCATTCCGGCGCGCTGAACTACCTTGGGATGATCCAAGACCTTTCCGGCGATCCGGCCGGCGCCGCCGCCTTGTACCGGCAGGCCCTCGCGGCCGATAGCGGCAACGCATCCGCGCGCGCCAACCTCGCGGCGGTTTTGCCCAAGCTGAACTCCTCCCTCCCTTAA
- a CDS encoding TIGR02147 family protein, whose product MPNIFEYIDYRRYLRDAYDERRKENSKFSYRFIAGKVGFSSPGFFANVLSGKKDISLKLVLKFAELFKLGRKEREYFETLVLFNKSTGASEKKEYLDRLLALRGTRVKSVEAHQWEYFEKWHHAVVRELIAIKPFRGDFRALAAMVNPPITVPETRKSVELLERLGLIRKGSDGTYERTDAAISAGDAISKALIGAFQIQAMELAKYAMDSLPGGTRNFSTLTMSVSGPTYEAMLEELRAFRRRLLDMAQESENVDRVYQMNFHVFPISALPPAAPAAARAPLRTLPKKGKDE is encoded by the coding sequence GTGCCCAACATTTTTGAGTATATCGATTACCGGCGCTACCTGCGCGATGCCTACGATGAACGGCGTAAGGAAAACTCCAAGTTTTCTTATCGCTTTATCGCGGGTAAAGTGGGGTTCTCGTCCCCCGGCTTTTTCGCCAACGTGCTTTCCGGCAAGAAGGACATCTCCCTCAAGCTGGTCCTCAAGTTCGCGGAACTGTTCAAGCTAGGCCGCAAGGAAAGGGAATACTTCGAAACCCTGGTGCTTTTCAACAAGTCGACGGGAGCCTCGGAGAAGAAGGAGTACTTGGATCGCCTGCTGGCTTTACGCGGTACGCGCGTCAAAAGCGTAGAAGCCCATCAGTGGGAGTATTTCGAGAAGTGGCATCATGCGGTGGTGCGGGAATTGATCGCCATCAAGCCTTTCCGGGGGGATTTCCGGGCCTTGGCGGCCATGGTGAATCCGCCCATCACCGTACCGGAAACGCGCAAGTCCGTCGAACTGCTGGAACGCTTGGGCTTGATCCGCAAAGGGAGCGATGGGACCTACGAAAGGACCGATGCGGCCATCTCCGCCGGCGACGCCATCAGCAAGGCGCTGATAGGGGCCTTCCAAATACAGGCGATGGAGCTGGCGAAATACGCGATGGACAGCCTTCCCGGCGGCACCCGTAACTTCTCCACCCTCACTATGAGCGTGTCGGGTCCGACTTACGAGGCTATGTTGGAAGAGCTGCGGGCCTTTCGCCGGCGGCTTTTGGATATGGCCCAGGAGTCGGAGAACGTCGATCGCGTGTACCAGATGAACTTCCACGTCTTCCCGATCTCGGCCTTGCCGCCGGCCGCGCCCGCCGCTGCGCGGGCCCCCTTGCGCACCCTTCCGAAGAAGGGTAAGGACGAATGA
- a CDS encoding endoglucanase: MLNGYRFFILSFAALAAAAGADVAVQFNIDISKDVKLISPLIYGSNDDSITADDGVTLRRYGGNRLTGYNWENNASSAGTDYLNSSDSFLGGGLVPGKAMTDFHDKSVAAGQQSVLTLQAAGYVAKDKKGTVDSSQTAPSARWVKVAFEKGSAFATTPDTTDDAVYTDEFVSFMNGKYGDATAKNGVKRWEVDNEPALWPYTHPRIHPAATGAAELVQKTTALATAVKKVDPQCEIFGGVFYGYAEYANMQSAKDWGTVNTGNKYNWYIDYFLDAMKKESDQAGKRLIDVLDIHWYPEATGTARITDGAATSAEDRAARLQAPRSLWDSTYKEKSWITQSTGGPINLLPRIQSSIDKYFPGTRIAITEYNYGEPTHVTGGLAEADFLGVMGSKGVYASAIWPLTSKSPYVATAFRLFRNYDGQKGAFGSASAQATASSRDAASVFASFNPGGDEIHIIAINKSPTETVTGTFAVTSPVPLAGIKAYGFDQSSTKVSAQTAVTASGSGFTYSLPPWSATHFVLKTDGALPSVAIRTPLLRPASAVTGPAYLPDGRVFLPALKEKAASLPVFRKQ, translated from the coding sequence ATGCTGAACGGTTATCGCTTTTTCATTCTCTCCTTCGCGGCGCTTGCCGCCGCGGCGGGGGCGGACGTCGCCGTCCAATTCAACATCGACATCTCCAAGGACGTCAAACTCATCAGCCCCCTGATCTACGGGAGCAACGACGACAGCATCACCGCGGATGACGGGGTAACCCTCCGGCGCTACGGGGGCAACCGCCTGACGGGATACAATTGGGAGAACAACGCTTCCAGCGCGGGCACGGATTACCTCAACTCCAGCGACAGCTTTCTCGGGGGAGGGCTGGTTCCGGGCAAGGCCATGACGGATTTCCATGACAAGTCGGTGGCCGCGGGGCAACAGTCGGTGCTCACCCTGCAGGCTGCCGGGTACGTCGCCAAAGACAAGAAAGGCACGGTCGATTCGAGCCAAACCGCGCCTTCGGCGCGTTGGGTCAAGGTGGCTTTCGAAAAAGGATCCGCTTTCGCGACAACGCCCGATACGACCGACGATGCGGTCTATACCGACGAATTCGTGTCCTTCATGAACGGGAAATACGGGGACGCCACCGCCAAGAACGGGGTGAAGCGTTGGGAAGTGGATAATGAACCGGCGCTGTGGCCGTATACCCATCCGCGTATCCATCCCGCCGCGACCGGCGCCGCCGAACTCGTCCAGAAGACGACCGCCCTCGCCACCGCCGTCAAGAAAGTCGATCCGCAATGCGAGATCTTCGGAGGCGTGTTCTACGGTTACGCCGAGTACGCCAACATGCAAAGCGCCAAGGACTGGGGAACGGTCAATACGGGTAACAAGTATAATTGGTATATCGACTACTTCCTCGACGCCATGAAGAAAGAATCCGATCAGGCGGGCAAGCGGCTGATCGACGTGCTCGACATCCATTGGTATCCCGAAGCCACGGGCACGGCCCGCATCACCGATGGCGCCGCGACGTCGGCGGAGGATCGCGCCGCACGCCTGCAAGCGCCCCGCTCGCTATGGGACAGTACCTACAAGGAAAAGAGCTGGATCACCCAATCCACCGGCGGCCCCATCAACCTGCTGCCCCGCATCCAGTCCTCCATCGACAAGTATTTCCCCGGCACCCGCATCGCCATCACGGAATACAATTACGGCGAGCCTACGCATGTCACCGGAGGCCTGGCCGAAGCCGATTTCCTGGGAGTGATGGGTTCCAAGGGCGTTTACGCATCGGCCATATGGCCCCTGACTTCGAAGTCCCCCTACGTGGCCACCGCCTTCCGGCTCTTCCGCAATTACGACGGGCAAAAAGGCGCCTTCGGATCGGCTTCCGCGCAAGCGACCGCTTCCAGCCGCGACGCCGCCTCGGTTTTCGCGTCCTTCAATCCCGGCGGGGATGAGATCCACATCATCGCCATCAACAAGAGTCCCACCGAAACCGTTACCGGCACCTTCGCGGTCACCAGCCCGGTTCCCCTCGCCGGCATCAAAGCCTATGGATTCGATCAATCCTCAACCAAGGTATCGGCTCAGACCGCGGTCACGGCAAGCGGGAGCGGCTTCACCTATAGCCTGCCTCCGTGGTCGGCGACCCATTTCGTGCTTAAGACCGACGGCGCATTGCCTTCGGTAGCCATCCGGACCCCGCTCCTCCGTCCCGCGTCCGCCGTAACGGGACCGGCCTATCTGCCCGACGGCCGGGTTTTCTTGCCTGCTTTGAAGGAAAAAGCCGCTTCGCTTCCGGTCTTCCGGAAGCAGTAG
- a CDS encoding fibro-slime domain-containing protein: MRKNTWLLAIPIFLSVIALGATRAQAQNPTDSLGGRTVHVFLPSPAIDTLVIQNLNITMKQDAQYWYSYTFTKSGLYDNIDGFYFTDVQHRIFFSKSGLGGTEAPRFLLADFKGAKEIWIIVDPAGPSTAPPVIMLHAPNTINVLNPWTTTAPKLISGAKTRNMTTVDGRCGWFSAMLLDTTMTQGYFEEVNNTDSYGKGGLGSKDPFDFTTLFTANGPLIWLNTQANAWTAVFPGVVGQCTYQMAVTVRDFSSAHPDFDFGSVTGDHSVLGVVQSTIGPDPGRKPVLSATIPKPDPTISFAHFNDWWVTDSTRPAPLQNYESCYDITMSKASDGGWEYDSYRDSPDHGFWPVEGTKNRFNETMASCYVKPPPDSTSWVTGGPKRNGNFCMESHAKFIYQPGQTFEFRGDDDVWVFINNKLVVDLGGVHVPKSATVNMATQGLTAGNSYNWDLFYCDRQPCGSSLRIKTSIYFKQQLALYGIDIPGADPGSINLEIWKRTGGTGSCASVGNTNDSSKATNLTYQLLDASGKLVETLENGKTVYGGITIATPVITIDTSKLTTTVLIPGATYRVVAFEPSNSTLKVEVPFKVPVRNYVDFDSPPTATVPVGQLVMIIASNRDQLGAKTAGAINYTPNIPPGLKVYTDAAGTVAVPATLSTNADGLDTLWATGDPAATADKTYILSLPAPAKLTPTLTFTVPTDRVEIQPPLTRDTLVGKIVAIKLQTVDKTGPQAKPLPYTLKIPAGLKVFSDAAGTVPITSGTTGADGSAIIYATADSTDPVDKSYVLGITTSAPTVTLNFHMPGIDLPKLVSAGIYDDDGDGIGDRIEAVFDRDISAALPTGAAYKWPSTGTAVNVSGADVAKAVAGKNLTLKGLFSSGIQTAGVGSFSAIYHPRKADSVQTVNLDDHIGPIIKEAVISLGKTADTLRIRFSEALSQSGPTGDPALWFAIKRASDGAIEHVAPLSGKMDDDRNGITLIYSNTSASVPRAGNLVRIEDGKGLVADESGNTAGPASRFRVITGDKRSDIETVTYYKLLPGMNGPQGVIEPSLQPTTAVATEVVDRTGRMGHLLKTDLGAYAVGDDFNKVTPAQVVLEYHVSYFTNHGEPVADGQRAVACTDAIFQGDCVTHRGFLFIGWNGTAKDGQKVATGAYVARIHYVIRVAGQVKESRTLDQIWGVLRRH, encoded by the coding sequence ATGCGTAAAAACACCTGGCTCCTAGCCATCCCTATCTTCCTGTCGGTCATCGCCTTAGGCGCGACCCGCGCCCAGGCGCAGAATCCCACCGATTCCCTGGGAGGGAGGACGGTGCACGTTTTCCTCCCCAGCCCGGCCATCGATACCCTGGTCATCCAGAATCTGAATATCACCATGAAGCAGGATGCGCAGTACTGGTATTCTTACACCTTCACCAAGTCGGGCCTGTACGACAACATCGACGGCTTCTATTTCACCGACGTCCAGCATCGCATCTTCTTTTCCAAGTCGGGACTAGGCGGCACCGAGGCTCCTCGTTTCCTCCTGGCCGATTTCAAGGGAGCGAAGGAAATCTGGATCATCGTGGATCCTGCCGGTCCCTCCACGGCCCCGCCCGTCATCATGCTGCATGCTCCGAATACGATCAATGTTCTGAATCCCTGGACGACCACCGCCCCCAAACTGATTTCGGGCGCCAAGACCCGCAACATGACCACGGTGGATGGACGCTGCGGCTGGTTTTCGGCAATGCTCCTCGATACCACCATGACCCAAGGCTATTTCGAGGAAGTGAACAACACCGATTCCTACGGAAAGGGCGGCCTGGGTTCCAAGGATCCTTTTGATTTCACCACCCTATTCACCGCCAACGGGCCTTTGATTTGGCTCAACACCCAGGCCAATGCGTGGACCGCCGTCTTCCCGGGCGTCGTCGGCCAATGCACTTATCAAATGGCCGTGACGGTCCGGGATTTCTCGTCGGCCCATCCGGATTTCGATTTCGGGAGCGTGACGGGAGACCATTCCGTCCTGGGCGTCGTGCAATCGACCATCGGGCCGGACCCCGGTCGCAAGCCCGTCCTCAGCGCAACCATTCCCAAACCGGATCCGACCATCTCCTTCGCCCACTTCAACGATTGGTGGGTCACCGATTCCACGCGGCCCGCGCCCTTGCAGAACTACGAGAGCTGTTATGACATCACCATGAGCAAAGCCAGCGATGGCGGTTGGGAATATGATAGCTACCGCGACAGCCCCGATCACGGCTTCTGGCCGGTAGAGGGAACCAAGAATCGCTTCAATGAAACCATGGCGTCCTGCTACGTCAAGCCTCCGCCGGACAGCACCAGTTGGGTGACCGGCGGGCCCAAGCGCAACGGGAATTTCTGCATGGAGTCCCATGCCAAATTCATCTACCAGCCGGGCCAGACTTTCGAGTTCCGCGGCGATGACGATGTCTGGGTCTTCATCAACAACAAGCTGGTGGTGGATCTGGGCGGCGTCCATGTTCCCAAATCCGCTACGGTGAACATGGCCACGCAAGGCCTTACAGCCGGCAATTCTTACAATTGGGATCTATTCTACTGCGATCGCCAGCCCTGCGGATCGTCGCTCCGCATCAAGACCTCCATCTATTTCAAGCAGCAGCTCGCCTTGTACGGAATCGATATCCCGGGCGCCGATCCGGGCAGCATCAATCTTGAGATATGGAAGCGTACCGGCGGAACCGGTTCCTGCGCCTCCGTCGGAAACACCAATGATTCGTCGAAGGCGACCAACTTAACCTATCAGTTGCTGGATGCCTCCGGCAAGTTGGTGGAGACCTTGGAGAACGGCAAGACCGTTTACGGGGGCATCACCATCGCCACCCCCGTGATCACCATCGACACCAGCAAGCTCACCACTACGGTATTGATTCCGGGCGCCACCTATCGCGTGGTTGCCTTCGAGCCCAGCAACTCGACGCTTAAGGTAGAAGTGCCGTTCAAGGTTCCTGTCCGCAATTACGTGGACTTCGACTCGCCCCCCACCGCCACCGTTCCCGTCGGCCAGCTCGTCATGATCATCGCTTCGAATCGAGATCAACTCGGGGCGAAGACGGCCGGGGCCATTAACTATACGCCCAATATCCCGCCAGGTCTGAAGGTCTACACCGATGCGGCCGGGACCGTGGCGGTCCCTGCCACCTTGTCCACCAATGCGGACGGGCTGGATACCCTTTGGGCCACAGGCGATCCCGCAGCTACGGCCGATAAGACCTATATCCTTTCCCTGCCCGCTCCGGCCAAGCTAACGCCCACCCTGACCTTCACGGTCCCAACGGACCGGGTCGAAATCCAGCCGCCGCTGACGCGCGATACCTTGGTCGGCAAGATCGTCGCCATCAAACTCCAAACCGTGGACAAGACCGGCCCGCAGGCCAAACCGCTTCCCTATACCTTGAAAATCCCCGCCGGCCTGAAAGTCTTCTCCGACGCCGCGGGAACGGTGCCGATCACTTCGGGAACCACCGGGGCCGATGGTTCGGCTATCATCTACGCCACCGCCGATTCCACCGATCCGGTCGATAAGAGCTATGTCCTCGGGATCACCACCTCGGCCCCGACCGTCACCCTCAACTTCCATATGCCCGGCATCGACTTGCCCAAGCTCGTTTCGGCCGGCATTTATGATGACGACGGGGACGGGATCGGCGACCGCATCGAAGCCGTTTTCGATCGGGACATCTCCGCCGCCCTGCCCACCGGGGCGGCCTACAAGTGGCCGTCGACCGGTACCGCGGTCAACGTGAGCGGGGCCGACGTCGCCAAGGCCGTGGCCGGAAAGAATCTGACCCTCAAGGGGCTTTTCTCCTCCGGCATCCAGACCGCGGGCGTGGGCTCCTTCTCCGCGATTTATCATCCCCGCAAAGCGGACTCGGTTCAGACCGTGAATCTCGATGATCATATCGGGCCCATCATCAAGGAGGCGGTGATCAGCCTCGGCAAGACCGCGGATACTTTGCGCATCCGCTTCAGCGAGGCCCTCTCCCAGTCGGGACCCACGGGCGACCCCGCGCTGTGGTTCGCGATCAAGCGCGCCTCCGACGGGGCGATCGAGCACGTGGCCCCCCTCTCGGGGAAAATGGACGACGATCGAAATGGAATCACCTTGATTTATTCCAACACCTCCGCCAGCGTTCCGCGGGCGGGCAACCTGGTCCGCATCGAGGATGGCAAAGGCCTCGTCGCCGATGAGAGCGGCAATACCGCCGGGCCGGCCTCGCGCTTCCGTGTAATCACCGGGGACAAACGGTCGGATATCGAAACGGTGACCTACTATAAGCTCTTGCCCGGGATGAACGGGCCCCAGGGCGTCATCGAACCCTCCTTGCAGCCGACCACCGCGGTGGCGACCGAAGTGGTGGATCGTACCGGCCGCATGGGGCATCTGCTCAAGACCGATCTCGGGGCCTATGCGGTTGGCGATGACTTCAACAAGGTGACCCCGGCCCAAGTGGTCCTGGAGTACCATGTCAGTTACTTCACCAATCACGGGGAACCCGTGGCCGATGGGCAACGCGCGGTCGCCTGTACCGATGCGATTTTCCAGGGGGATTGCGTGACCCATCGCGGGTTCCTGTTCATCGGATGGAACGGCACCGCGAAGGACGGCCAGAAAGTCGCGACCGGCGCCTACGTGGCGCGTATCCATTACGTCATCCGGGTCGCGGGCCAGGTGAAGGAGAGCCGCACCTTGGACCAGATTTGGGGCGTATTGCGGCGGCACTGA
- a CDS encoding DNA polymerase II gives MIEGFILSASFLDQGRESTRLGFQGRLRDGRRFRWIVAHPRLCFFVERDALDLGIPCQRRPLELKTLRGSPVDALYFASTGDLARARRQAEAMGVAAYEADVSATARHLMERGVRGGVRFLDPPVSEQSGLLDFRDGRVEGSDFTLDPRLLSLDVECTPQGGLFSISLYAEGASPLARVLMLDPRHAAGVFVPQGAAPSEGESSRTFSEPAGYFAYPDERSLLSAFLEQVRATDPDIFIGWNVINFDLRYLAGRCERAGMKLGLGVDGPVDLIEPEGAGGYGRFGSNWLARVPGRAVLDGINMLKAAFIPLEGYSLNAAAGELLGERKAIELEGDEKMAEIERRFREDKQALARYNLLDSVLVHRIFRKMSLAQLAVRKTQLTGLALDRMGGSVAALDFLYLPLLHRKGFVADSSNRGGGEESVPGGLVLDGEAGIHRNVLVLDFKSLYPSLIRTFLIDPLAAAAGQHGWAEGNGPVTWIQGPAGPRFAKEWAILPGIIEHLMEVREAAKRDKDASLSQAVKIIMNSFYGVLGNPGCRFFHPDLAGAITRNGQWVLLESKRWLEGRGHRVLYGDTDSLFVHAPEAEGLDGLKETGARLASELNAHLEADLRARFGAESKLTIQFDKIFLRFFLPSLRKEDRGSKKRYAGLLASGALHFTGLESARSDWTRLAKDFQAALLAQVFRQESLDDPGPLMALARDWNHRLFAGEFDDRLVYSKGLSKDPEEYQGTAPPHVRAARALAADRKRSGREGRIIRYLMTLEGPEPVQMRSGARPDYRHYAEKQLAPIADMVLRFYGSDFARATAEAAQLDLF, from the coding sequence ATGATCGAAGGCTTCATCCTTTCCGCGTCCTTCTTGGATCAGGGACGCGAGTCCACGCGTCTCGGCTTCCAGGGCCGGTTGCGCGACGGGCGGCGCTTCCGCTGGATCGTGGCCCATCCGCGCCTATGCTTCTTCGTCGAGCGCGACGCCCTCGACCTCGGCATCCCCTGCCAACGCCGACCCCTGGAGTTGAAAACCTTGCGCGGGAGTCCCGTCGATGCGCTCTACTTCGCTTCCACCGGGGACCTGGCCCGCGCCCGCCGCCAGGCCGAAGCCATGGGCGTCGCGGCCTACGAAGCCGACGTGTCCGCCACCGCCCGGCATCTTATGGAGCGAGGAGTGAGGGGCGGGGTGCGCTTTCTGGACCCGCCGGTATCCGAACAATCCGGCTTGCTGGACTTCCGCGACGGCCGCGTGGAAGGATCGGATTTCACCTTGGACCCGCGCTTGCTCTCGCTGGACGTGGAATGCACGCCCCAAGGCGGCCTGTTCTCGATATCCCTTTACGCGGAAGGCGCATCCCCCTTGGCCCGGGTCCTGATGCTCGATCCCCGCCATGCGGCCGGTGTATTCGTGCCGCAGGGGGCTGCTCCTTCGGAGGGCGAGAGCTCCCGGACCTTTAGCGAACCTGCGGGCTATTTCGCTTATCCCGACGAGCGTTCCTTGCTCTCCGCCTTCCTGGAGCAAGTGCGCGCCACCGATCCGGACATCTTCATCGGATGGAACGTCATCAATTTCGATCTGCGCTACCTGGCCGGCCGCTGCGAACGGGCGGGGATGAAGCTGGGCTTGGGCGTGGACGGCCCCGTGGACTTGATCGAGCCGGAAGGCGCGGGAGGCTACGGGCGCTTCGGATCGAATTGGCTGGCGCGCGTGCCCGGCCGGGCCGTGTTGGATGGCATCAACATGCTCAAGGCCGCCTTCATCCCCCTGGAAGGCTATTCCCTTAACGCCGCGGCCGGAGAACTACTGGGCGAACGCAAGGCCATCGAGCTGGAAGGGGACGAGAAGATGGCGGAGATCGAGCGCCGTTTCCGCGAAGACAAGCAAGCGCTGGCCCGTTACAACCTCCTCGATTCCGTGCTCGTCCACCGCATCTTCCGCAAGATGTCGTTGGCGCAATTGGCGGTGCGCAAAACCCAGCTGACCGGCTTGGCCCTCGATCGCATGGGCGGCAGCGTGGCGGCCCTGGATTTCCTCTACTTGCCGCTGCTGCACCGGAAAGGCTTCGTGGCCGATTCGTCCAATCGCGGCGGCGGCGAGGAATCGGTCCCCGGCGGCCTGGTCCTGGACGGCGAGGCGGGCATCCACCGCAACGTGCTCGTGCTCGATTTCAAGAGCCTTTACCCCAGCCTCATCCGCACCTTCCTGATCGATCCCCTCGCGGCGGCGGCCGGCCAGCATGGCTGGGCCGAGGGTAACGGGCCGGTTACCTGGATCCAGGGGCCGGCGGGGCCGCGCTTCGCGAAGGAATGGGCCATCCTCCCCGGAATCATCGAACATCTGATGGAGGTGCGCGAGGCGGCCAAGCGGGACAAGGACGCCTCCCTTTCCCAGGCCGTCAAGATCATCATGAACTCCTTCTACGGCGTGCTGGGCAATCCCGGCTGCCGCTTCTTCCATCCCGATCTGGCCGGCGCCATCACCCGCAACGGCCAGTGGGTGCTGCTGGAATCGAAACGATGGCTGGAAGGCCGCGGCCATCGCGTGTTGTACGGCGACACCGACAGCCTATTCGTGCACGCCCCCGAAGCGGAGGGCCTCGACGGCCTCAAGGAAACCGGCGCGCGCCTGGCTTCCGAATTGAACGCGCATCTGGAAGCGGATTTACGGGCCCGCTTCGGGGCCGAAAGCAAACTGACGATCCAATTCGATAAAATCTTCCTGCGTTTCTTCCTGCCCTCCCTGCGTAAGGAGGACCGCGGCTCGAAGAAGCGGTACGCGGGCCTCTTGGCCTCGGGCGCCTTGCACTTCACGGGCCTGGAGTCGGCGCGCAGCGATTGGACGCGCCTGGCCAAGGATTTCCAGGCCGCCTTGCTTGCCCAGGTCTTCCGGCAAGAAAGCCTCGACGACCCGGGGCCGCTGATGGCCTTGGCTCGGGATTGGAACCATCGCCTGTTCGCCGGCGAGTTCGATGATCGCCTGGTTTACAGTAAGGGGCTGAGCAAGGATCCGGAGGAATACCAAGGCACCGCCCCCCCGCACGTGCGCGCGGCCCGCGCCTTGGCCGCCGATCGCAAGCGATCGGGACGCGAAGGACGCATCATCCGCTATTTGATGACCCTCGAAGGGCCGGAACCCGTGCAAATGCGTTCGGGAGCCCGTCCGGATTACCGGCATTACGCGGAGAAGCAATTGGCTCCCATCGCCGACATGGTGCTCCGCTTCTACGGTTCCGACTTCGCGCGGGCGACGGCGGAGGCGGCGCAGTTGGACTTGTTCTAG